GATGCTGCGGGCGGCGTTGTCGAGATCGGCCGTCTCGTCGACGACCACCGGCGGGTTGCCCGGCCCGGCGACGACCGCCCGCTTGCCGCTGTTCAGCGCCGCCCGAGCGACCGCGGGCCCGCCGGTGACGCAGATCAGCGCGATTTCCCGATGCTTGAACAGCGCATTGGCCGTCTCAAGCGTCGGCTCGGCGAGCACGCAGACGAGGTTGTCGATCCCCAGGTCGCGGTGGATCGCCTCGTTGAACCGCCGCACCCCCTCGGCCGCCACGAGTTTGCCGCTGGGATGCGGGTTGACGACCAGCGTGTTCCCCCCGGCGATCATGCTCACCGCGTTGCCGGTGATCGTCGGGAGCGAGTGAGTCACCGGCGTGATTGCCCCGATGACGCCGAACGGAGCGTGCTCGATGACGGTCAACCCGTTGTCGCCGCTGAAGCATTGCTGCTCGATGAACTCGACCCCGGGGGTCCGCTCGCCGAGGGTCTTGAGCTTCTCGATCTTGTGGGCGAGCCGACCGACCTTGGTCTCGTTCATTTCCATCGTGCCGAGCTCGACGCATTGGTCGATCGAGATGCGGCGGATGTGGTCGATGATCCGCTTGCGATCCTCGATGGGCCGCAGCGACAGTTGCTCGAACGCCTCGGTCGCCGCGGCGACCGCCTCGTCGGGACAGGTGAACACGCCGTGCCGGCCGGCGTAGTTTTTTGCGAACCCAGTCGGGGTGTGAAAGATCGCCAGGCCTGGGGCGCGGGCGCCGTGGGGCGGGGAACTCGCGGTCGCCGGCCCCGGCTTCGCGACGCCGTTGGTCGCGGGCCTCGCGCCCGGCTTGATCTCGGCGAGCACTTGGCGAACGACGTCGCTGATCAGAGATTCGCTAATGGCCATCGGGTTGCTCGTACGTTGCGGTGCGATCGCCGTGCCGCGCGCCGGCGGCCAACGGTGGCCGGTGCGTCGAATCACGGCGGCGGGAGCGGCGATCATGGTCGGGCGAATGAAAGGGGACGGGATTCGTCGTCTTGAGATGTTGAATTGACTGGCGATTCACGAGCGAGCCGCGTGCGAGCCGACTCCGCCCTCTTCACGGCGAGGCGTCAGGAGTTCTTGTCGAACACGCACGTTCCCTCCGCGTCGACGCGATCGACGATGCCGATCACCACCGTGTCGATCGGCAATTCCTTCGTCTCGGGCGTGTAACGGGCGCTGGAGCCCTGGGTGATCAGCACCATCTCGCCCACTCCGGCCCCCAGGGCGTCGACCGCCACGAACGATCGGCCGGTCGTCACGAGCCGGTCGCGCTTGTCGGCGTCGAGTCGGTACGGTTCGACGATCAGCAGTTTCTGCCCGATCATGTTGTCGATCTTCTGCGTCGCGACGATGGAGCCGGTGACTTTGGCGAGAAACATGGTCTTGCTCGTTGAGGAAGGAGCCCGCGAACAGCGCGAATGTCGCGAGGGGAGGACGATCGGCGGGGCGTAACGGCCAGGGATAGTGAGCTGAAAAAGACGCTAGTCAACCGAGAGCGTTCACAATCGCCGATCGCCGGCGCTTGCCAGACACTCCGCCGTCTGTCGGGCGACGACGATCTCCTCGTTCGTCGGGACGACCCAAATCTGCGTGCGGCTGCCGGGGGCGTGAATGGCGCCCTCGCCGCGCAACTCCTTGTTCGCGGCGGCATCGAGCACGATTCCCAATTCCTCCAGCCCCGCGCACACCGCGGTGCGGATCTCAGGACGGTTCTCGCCGATCCCCGCGGTGAAGGCGATCGCATCGAGGCCCCCCAGTTCCACGAGGTAGGCGCCCAGGTAGTGCCGCACCGCCGAGGCGAATACGTCCAGCGCGAGCTGCGCCCGTTCGTCGCCGCGACCGGCCGCCTCGTACAAGTCCCGCACGTCGCCGCTTGTTCCGCTTAACCCCAGCAGTCCGCCCCGCTTGGCCATCTCGGCGAGCACCCCCTCGACCCCCAGCCCGGTCCGCTCGGCGAGCATCGGCAGCGAGTACGCGTCAAAGTCCCCCACGCGGTTGTTCTGGGGCAAGCCCGTCTGCGGGCTCATGCCCATGCTGGTCGCGGCGCTCACGCCGCCCCGACTGGCGCACACGCTGCTGGAGCCCCCGAGGTGGCACGTCGCCAGCCGCAGGTCGCTGCGCCCCGTGAGCTCGCGCATTCGCTGGGCGACGTACCGGTGACTGGCGCCGTGAAAACCCCAACGCTGCAATTGGTGCTTGTCGGCCCACTCGTACGGCACGGCGTAATGCCTGAGCCGCGCGGGGATCGTCGCGTGGAACCCGGTTTCAAACGCCGCCGCCAAGGGCAACTCCGGCATTCGCTCGCGCAGTTGTCGCATCGCCGCGATGTAGGGCGGGTTGTGAGCCGGGCAAATCGCGTTCATCTCGGCCATCGCGGCCAGCACGTCGTCGTCGACCCGCCGCACCCCGGTGACCCGGCCCCCGTGAACCGCCTTGAACCCGATCGCCGCCACGTCGCCGACCGTCCGCAGGCAGCCCTGCTCGGGGTCGGTCAGCCGCTCCAGGCACGCCGCGATCGCCGTCCCGTGGTCGGGCGCGGCGATCTCGAACTCCGTCCGCGCCCCCTGCGCCTCGACGAACGCCGCGCTCCGCGGGGCGCCGATTCGTTCCACCCCGCCGCGCGCAAGCTGCCGCTCGTCCGCCATGTCGAACAGGCGGAACTTGAAGCTGGTCGAGCCCAAGTTGGCGACGAGGATGATCATGGGGCCCAGGGGGCTGTTAGCCGTAGCTCCAATCTGCGGACAAGCGGTTCGACGGCCTCTCGCTCTACTTCAAAAACGCGGCGACGATGCCGTCCGAGGGGCGCGGAATGACATGGCTGGCGATCAGGTGCCCGGCCGCCGAGGCTGCCGCGGCGCCCGCTTCGACCGCGGCCCGGACGCTCCCCACGTCGCCGCTGACGACGGCGGTGCAGTAGGCGCCCCCCAGGTCGATGCGTTTTTCGATCTTCACGTTCGCGGCCTTCGCCATCGCGTCGGTCGCCTCGATGAGCGGCACCAAGCCGCGGGTTTCAACAAGTCCGATTGCAGATTGCATCGTTGGTTCCTCAAGGAGAGGTCGGAGGTCAGGAAGATGTGGTCAGTGATCCGTTGTCAGTCGAAGCGACGGCGGCAAGCCGGCGGCGCTCGGGTTACTTTGCCGCCGGCTTTTTCTTCAGCACCACGTCGATGTCGTCGTGCGGGCGGGGAATGACCTGCACGCTGACGACTTCGCCGACGCGGCTGGCGGCGCTCGCGCCCGCGTCGGTCGCGGCCTTCACCGCGGCGACGTCGCCGGTGACGATCGCCGTGGCCAGACCGGAGCCGACCTTGTCCCACGAATGGAACTCGACGTTCGCCGCTTTGAGCATCGCGTCGGTCGCCTCGACCAGGGCGATAAAGCCCTTTGTCTCGATCATGCCGATCGCTTCATTCGCTTTTGCCATTGTTGAACCTCGGAGAAAGGGGGGAACTGTGATGGGTGACTGGTGAAAGGGGACAAGGGCGGGAGCTGCCGATGATCAAACGTCGCCGCCGCAGGGAGTAAGATTGATCCGAACCGCGAGGCGTAAGCCCGTCCCGAGCCGCGAGGCGTAAGCCCGCGGAGCAAACGGCTCTCCCCTCAATGCCCCGCACACTTGCAAGCCTCCTGCTTCAGCAACTCGACCTTCGTCGCGTGATCGAGATCGGCCGCGTTGCCTTCGTCGGTGTCGATGTGGACCTCCAACTTGCTCGTCGCGTCGGCCCGCACCAGCAGGTCTTCGAGCACCGTCGTGCAGGCGCCGGCGATCTTGAGCTTCATCCGATCGCCGTTCTTGACGCCGTAGCGCTCCGCGTCGCGGAGGCTCATGTGGACGTGCCGTTCGGCGCGAATGACCCCTTCCTTGAGCTCGACCACTCCCGCCGGCCCGACCAAAACGCACCCGGGCGTGCCGGCGATCTTGCCGCTGGCCCGCACGGGCAGCTCGATTCCCAGCGAGATCCCGTCGGTGAACGCCAACTCGACTTGACTGTGATCGCGGGTCGGCCCCAGCACGCGCACGCTGGGCAGCATTCGCCGTCGCGGGCCGACGACCATCACGGTCTGCTCGGCGGCGTAGAACCCGTCCTGGTACAGATTCTTCTCCGGTTTGAGCTGCGTCCCGGGACCGAACAGCTTTTCGACATGCTCCTGCGTCAGATGAACGTGCCGGGCCGAGATGCTCACCACCAGTTCCGACGCCCCGGCCGCGGGCGTGGCTTTCCCGTCGGTCGGCAGGTGAAACGACGCATAACCGTCGCGGCTTGCCGCAGCGTGCTGACGCACGACGCGGCGGACGATTTCTTCGACACGGTTGCGATCAAGCGGCGGGGCTGTGCTCATGGCGCCAAACATCAGGGGTGTCGCTTTCCGGGGCGGATCTTGGGGCCCGACAACGCGGCCGCGACGTCGCGGATCGCCGGGGCGATCGTCGTCTCGACCCTCGCGTCCGCCAGGCGGCGACGCCAAGCGGGCGACAGTTCGTCGTCGACCACGATCCGGTGAATCGCCGGCAGCTCGCAAACGAACGCCAAGCTCTGATGGCCGAACTTCGTGCTGTCGATGACCGCCATCACTTCTTCCGCGGCGGCCAGCATCGCCTGCTCGGCTGCGGCAGTTTGCAGATTGCTGTTGAACAGTCCGCGCTCGTTGACCCCCGCGGCGCTGATAATGGCCCGCCGCACGTGGAGCGAGCGAATCATCGCCTCGGCGTGCGGTCCTTGCACCGTTCCCGAGCGACCGTGGACGTAGCCGCCGATGACGATCAGGTCGGCGCCCGCGGTCGAGCTGAACAGGTTGGCCACCGGCAACGAGTTGGTGACGACCTGCAGCGGCCGGCCGACCAACAGCCGAGCGAGCTCGTAGGTCGTACTTCCCCCGTCCAAGAGCACGGTGTCGTTGTCTTCAATCAACTCCGCGGCAGTCCGGGCGATGGCCCGCTTCTTGTCCCATTGGGCGCTCTGACGCTGTTCGAAGTGGGGCAGATTGGGCGACGGCCCGGTGTAAAATGCCCCGCCGTGGGTCCGCTGCGTCGCTCCCTCGCGTTCCAGGTGGGCCAAGTCACGGCGAATCGTCGATTCCGACACGTCGAGCGCCTTGGCCAGGTCCGGCAGGGGCGCAAACCCTTGCCGGCGGACCAGTTCGATCAGCTGTGTGCGGCGAAATTCTGCGGACATCGCGGCAGAAACGAGAGGAGGAGTTGGCAGACTCCATCATGATTAGGAGCCGTCGTGATGCAAATAATATCCGATCTGATCATAAATGAGCATAAGTAATCTTATTGATGATAGCTAATGGTCATTTGCGTCAGAACGCGTCAAAAGACCAATGGCTATCTGGTCGTAACATGTTGATTAACAACACGTTGCAGTCCATTAGGACAGGCCACGGCGGGCAATTCACGCCGGGCCATGACGGCTCTGCCCCAGAGATCGCGAGACCGCGGGCGGCAATGACCAGCGGGCCGGCCGCCGTCACTCCGCCGGCGACTGCTCGCCTCGGCGCCCGGTCCCGCGCAGCGTGACGCGACGACCTTCGAGCTGCACCCGCCCCGCGGCCAGCAGCCGCAGGACGTGGGGGTAGGCTTCCTTCTCGGTCTCGAACACCCGCGCGGCCAGCGAGTCGGGCGTGTCGTCGTCGAACACCGGCACCGGTTGTTGCCAGATGATCGGCCCGCGGTCGTACTCGTTGTCGACGAAGTGGACCGTCGCCCCGGTCACCTTGGCGCCGGACTCGAGCACCGCCTCGTGGACCCGCTGGCCGTACATTCCGTGGCCGCAGAAGGCCGGGATGAGCGAGGGATGGATGTTGATCACCCGGCCCGCGAAGTCGTCCGGCACGGGGGCCAGCTTCAAGAAGCCCGCCATGACGACGTAGTCGACCCCCGCCTCGCGGCAGGCCGCGAAGATTGCTTCTCCGAATGCTTGGTCATCGGCGAACTTGCTCCGCACGAACACGGCGGTCGGTACGCCGGCGTCGCGGGCGAACTGCAGGCCCCCCGCCTTCGCACTGCTGGACACGACCAGCCGCACGTCGATCGGCAACTCCCCCGTCGCGGCCAACTCGAGCAGGTTCTTGAGCGTCCGCCCCCCGCCGGAAATCAGGACGGCGATCTTTAACGGCTTGGCGCCCGGGCGGTTCACGGCGCCACCTTCACAAAGAGAGTTGCGTCAGCGTCCCCGACTTTGGCAGCGGTCGGTTGAGCGCCCGCGACCGACCCTGACCCGATCGACTGTGCGAGCGTCTCGGCGGCGATAAACGATCCGAATTGCTTGACGGCGTTTGCAAGGTCGGCCGACTCCGTGACGACGCCGACCTCGATGCGGTCGGTGAACTCGCAACCGATCTCCTTGCGCCGATCCTGAATCGCCCGCACCAGATCGCGGGCCAACCCCTCGGCAATCAATTCGGGCGTCAACTCCGTCGCCAGCACGACGACGACCCCTTTGTCGTTCGCCGCAGTCCAGCCTTCGCGGGCCGTGATGCGGATCTCGACCTCCTCGCCGGTGAGTTCGACCTCCTGGCCGTCGATCGAAAGATTGATTTTGCCGTTGTCCCGGATGTTCGCCAGCAGTTCGCTGCCGCTTTGTCGGGCCAGCGCGCCCTTCACCTTCGGCATCAGTTTGCCGAGCTTCGGCCCCAGCAGTTTGAAGTTGGGGAGCACCTCGTGCTGGACGTATTTCTCCGGCTTGTCGCTGTACTCGACCCCCTTCACGTTCAGTTCGTCCGCGATCACCGCGGCATGCTCTTCCAGCCACGCTTGATGCGTCGCGTCGGCCAGGATCACCTCGACCCGCGCCAGCGGTTGCCGCACCTTCAGGTTCGCGCTCGTTCGGGCCTGCCGCCCCAGCGAGGCGATATGTCGCACCATGTTCATCCGCTCCGACAGCTGCTCGTCGATCGCCGCCGCGTCGCCGGTCGGATAGTCGCACAGGTGGACGCTCTCGACGACGCGATGCGCGCTGTGCGGCGCAAACGGCTCGACGACCAGATTCTGCCATAACGTTTCCGCCAAAAACGGCGTGAACGGCGCGATCAGCTTGGCCGTCGTCACGAGGCACTCGTACAACGTCCAGTACGCGTCCCGCTTGCCGACGTCGGCCGGGTCCTTGGCCCAGAACCGATCGCGACTGCGGCGGACGTACCAGTTCGACAGCGCGTCGACGAACTCCGTCAAGCGACCGCACGCGGCGAAGTTGTCATAGGCGTCCATCCGCTCGACGACCGCCGCGGCCGTGCGATGCAACTCGCTCACGATCCAGCGATCAAGCTCGTTCCGCTCGGCAAGCGGGCGATACGAAGGCGCCTGCGCCAGTTCCGTCGCGGCGAGCTGCAACGCTCCCGCCGCCGGCCGCGAACCGCCGGCCGCCAATTCCTGCTCCGGCTGAAACTCGTCGATGTTCGCGTAGATCGTGAAGAACGAAAACACGTTCCACAGCCGCAGCAGGAACTCGGGGACGCTGTCCTTGATCGCCTGCTCGCTGTAGCGGATCGACGTCCACGGCGGTTGGTTGGCGAAAAAGTACCAGCGCAGCGCGTCGGCGCCGTAGCGGTCGAAGATCTCGCTCGGCTCGCGGTAGTTCCGCTTGCTTTTGCTCATCTTCTGCCCGTCTTCGCCGAGCATGAGCCCCAGCACGATGCAGTTCTTGAACGGGTGAGGGTAGGGGGGCGCGTCGGCGGCGTTTGCTTGCGCCTCGCCGCTCGCGCCTCGCACATCGTCCCCGAACATCATCGTGCTGATCGCCAACTGCGAGTAAAACCACCCGCGGGTCTGGTCGATCGCCTCGCTGATGAAGTCGGCGGGGAATTGGTCGCGGAAGCGTTGCGCCGGACTCCGGGAGCTGACGCCTCCCGGCTCGGAGGAAGCTCGCAGCGAGCTCGCCTCGCCCCCGAGCCCCTCCCCGTCAGGGGTTGGGGAGAGCGCCGCGTCGTCGCCCCGGTAGCCCCACTGCGCAAACGGCATCGCGCCGCTGTCGTACCAGCAGTCGATCACCTCGCTCACCCGCCGCATCCGCGCGCCCGGCGCAAACGGGCTGTCGTACGTCACCTCGTCGATGTACGGCTTGTGGACGCGCAGGTCCTCGGGCAACTCGGGGTTCGTTTCTTTGGCTCGATCGAACGCCTCGGTCCCCGCGACCCCCGGCTTGGCAAGTAGCTCGTCGTACCCGCCGATCGCCTCCATTTGGCCCGTCTCGTCGCAGACCCAAATCGGCAGCGGCGTGCCCCAGAACCGCTCGCGGCTCAGGGCCCAGTCGACGTTCGATTCGAGGAACTTGCCGAACCGCCCGTCCTTGATGTGCTCGGGGAGCCAATTGATTTGGGAGTTGTTCTGGAGCATCGCGTCGCGAAACGCGGTGGTGCGAATAAACCAGCTCTCCCGCGGATACTGGATCAGCGGATCCTCCTCGGCCCGCCAGCAGAATGGGTAGTCGTGGAGGTATTGCTCCTGGTGAAAGAGCAGCCCGCGCGACTTGAGATCGCGGATTATGTCCTTGTCACAGTCCTTCACCCAGCGCCCGCGAACGAACTCGGGAGCCTCGTCCGTGAACTTGCCGTCAGGTCCGACGCAGTTGAGGAGAGGCAGGCTCTGCGAACCGCGACCTTCTCGTTCTCTTTGAAGAACCAAATGATCGTCTTCACCGAACGCAGGCGCGATGTGAACGATTCCGGTCCCTGAGTCTGCAGTCACAAACTCGGCGGAAATCACGCGCCAAGCCTTCGGCTGCTTAGAAGAAACTTCGCGGAGCACGTCATTATCAAGCTGGTGGCTCTGCACGTCAAATTTGTCCACTCCGAGTTCATCGTAGTAATTCGGATAGGGAGGTCGATATAAAGATCCCACTAACGTCGTACCATCGACAATCTTCACGACCTGCAGATCTTTTTTCGAGCTCGCCGCCAGTCGTTCAACTGCGTCATGAGCGACATAAAACTGTTCGCCAGACGTGCCCTCTCTCACTAAGGCGTATCGTAAGACAGGGTAGATCGCAGCAAATTGATTGCTCGGTAGCGTCCAAGGCGTCGTCGTCCACACGAGCAGCGATGAGTCAGTGACGTTCCCGTCATCATCCAACAGCGGAAACTTCACATACACGCTCGGGTCCGCCACCTGCCGGTAGCCTTGGCCGACCTCGCCGCTGGAAAGCGCCGTCCCGCCTTGCGCCCACCACCAGACGATCTTGTGCCCCTGGTACAACAGCTCGCGGTCGAACAGGCTTTTGAGGCTCCACCAGACGCTTTCGACGTAGCTCTTGTGGTACGTGACGTAGGCGTTCTTGAGGTCGACCCAAAAGCCGAGCCGTTCGGTCAGCCGCTCCCACTCTGCCATGTACCGCCAGACGCTTTGCTGGCAGCGGTGGATGAACGGCTCGACGCCGTACGCCTCGATCTCCTCCTTGGCGTGGATCCCCAGTTCCTTGCAAACCTCGACCTCGACCGGCAACCCGTGGGTGTCCCAGCCCGCTTTTCGTTCGCACAGGTAACCGCGCATCGTCTTGTAGCGCGGGAACAGGTCCTTGATCGCCCGGGTCAGGCAGTGGCCCGGGTGGGGCATGCCGTTGGCGGTCGGCGGGCCTTCGTAGAACACGAACGGCGGCGCGTCCGCGCGGGCGGCGAGCGTCTTGTGATACGTCTCCTGCTCACGCCACAGCCGCAGCACGGCCTGTTCGCGTTCGGGAAACGACTGCGAGTTGTCGAGCGAAGGAAACATGGCGGCCGCGGAGCGTAAGTCAAAGACAAAGGTCGGACGTCAATCCGGTTCGTTCGGTTCGTTCAGTTCGCCAGCGCTCAAGACCCCCTCCGCAATCGGCGCCAGCCGCGACCTCCCAGGTCGCCGGCGGTCCTGCCGCAAAGGCTCGCCCTAAGCGCAAGCAGCCAGCGTAAAGGGGGAAGGCGGAACGGGGAAGGCGGACCCGAGCGTCCGACCTCAGTTCCCGGCCGCGCCGATTTCGTCCGCCAACTCCTCCGCCTCGTGCAGCATCGCGTCCACCCGCCGGCGTGCGGCAAGGTAGTACGCCGCCCCGACCGCGGCCATGCCGTAGGTCATCGCCCGGTAGGTGACGGCGACCATGAACCCCTCGCCCGGCGAACCGGCGACGATGGCGAACAACTGCGAAAACGCCGTCTCGAACGTCCCCAGGCCGCTGGGGGTCAGCGGGATCGCCCCGGCCACAAGACTCATCGGCGCCACCAACAGCATCTCGGCCGCCGTCGGCTTGGCGACCGGCAGACCCCGGCAAATCAGCCAGAATGCGCTCACCAGCAGCAGGTGCGTCGCGCAGGCGATCCCCAGCGCCCCGAACAGGTACGCCCGGCGGTCGCGGTAGACTCCGACCGCGTCGACCAGCCGCTCGAGCGTCGCCCCGACCAGCGGCAGCCGACCCGCCAGCCCCCTCATCCCCGGCCCTGCGGCCCAGGGGGTCATCACAAAGACCAGTCCCACGGTCCCCACGGCCAGCGACGCGGCGACGGCTCGGGTGAGCCCCAGCAGAATCGGGCTCTCGGCCGCGACGTCGCGGGCCACGAGCACCGCCCCGCTGGCGACCAGCAGCATTGCGTACAGCCCGACCACCCGGTCGACGATGACCGTGGCGACCGCCTCGGTGCGGCGTCCCGGCTGCTCGCGGGCGACGAACATTGCCTTGAACAGGTCCCCCCCGACGCTCCCCAGCGAGATTTGGTTGAGCAAGAATCCCAGCGACCCGAGCCGAAAGCCGTCGCGCAGCGAAAACGGCAGATGCAGCGCCCGGACCAACAAGGTCCACCGGGCGAAACTGGCCGAGAAGGCCAGAACGATGCACGCCTGAGCCGTGGCGAGCGGACCCCACCGCTTCGGCTCGGCCAGCAACCGGGCGAACGCCTCGTCCCCCCACAGCCGGTAGACCAAGGCTGCGAGAATCCCCCCGGCGAGCGCGAGCTTGGCGGCTGCGACGAGCAGGCGACGGCGATGGGCTTGGGGATTCATGCGGCGTGTCGCGGGGCGTCCGGCGGTGGGGCTTTGGGTCTTCTTGCTGTGGTCTGTGCCTGATGCGGCGCTGGCAAATCCAAGTGCTCGATGCGATCCGAGGCGTTCGTTATCAGCCGTCGAACTGATCTGATCGCACGCCGCGTTGACAGCCACGGGCGAGGGTGATAGTTTTCATGGTTCAACGGCCTTGCCGCTAGTGCAATTGTGCGACGCAAGTCCGTTTCCCGCGGGGGATTAGCTCAGCTGGGAGAGCGTTTGGCTGGCAGCCAAAAGGTCAGCGGTTCGAGCCCGCTATCCTCCACTTCCCGCCTCGATTTCGAGATCGGCGACACCAAGCCTCGCCGATCAGCGCCGTCGCGCCCCACCCGCCAGGATTCCGCTCCGGGTCGGTCGTGCGCCGTCAGGAAGTCTTTCGCCGGCCCTGCCGGGGGGCGCCGCGAGCGTCCGCCCCCCCTCAGGTCGCCGTTGCGGCGACCGGGCTTCCCGCTCGAATGTCCTCGGCCGCCCGCAGTCGCGAAGCACGCTCGGTTTATGTCGTCCGTCGTCGACCAGCCGCAGCCCGAGCAACTCGCCAGCGGTCCGGCCGTCGTCCTGGCGCCGCGAGAAGGCCCCCTGGCCGTGCTGCGGCTGAGCGTCGCCCGCCGGATGGCCACTGCGTGGTTTCTGAACCATTTCGCCCTGGGGGCGTGGTTCGTCACGATCGGCAGCTACATCAAGGCCAACACCGACCGCGAAGGCGCGGGGATTTTCTCCGACGGCTTCATGGGGACCGCCACCATGGCGGCGCCGATCGGAGCCATGGTGGCGCCGTTTCTCACCGGCGTCCTGGCCGACCGGTTTTTCGCCACCGAGCGGCTGATGATGCTGCTCCACTTGGTCGCGGCGGCGATGCTGTGGCTGGGAAGCGCGGCGACGACCCAGCAGGGGTTCTTTCTGGCGATCATCGCATTTTTCCTGTGCTACGTGCCGACGATGTCGCTCATGGCGGCGATGTCGATG
The window above is part of the Pirellulales bacterium genome. Proteins encoded here:
- a CDS encoding flippase-like domain-containing protein translates to MNPQAHRRRLLVAAAKLALAGGILAALVYRLWGDEAFARLLAEPKRWGPLATAQACIVLAFSASFARWTLLVRALHLPFSLRDGFRLGSLGFLLNQISLGSVGGDLFKAMFVAREQPGRRTEAVATVIVDRVVGLYAMLLVASGAVLVARDVAAESPILLGLTRAVAASLAVGTVGLVFVMTPWAAGPGMRGLAGRLPLVGATLERLVDAVGVYRDRRAYLFGALGIACATHLLLVSAFWLICRGLPVAKPTAAEMLLVAPMSLVAGAIPLTPSGLGTFETAFSQLFAIVAGSPGEGFMVAVTYRAMTYGMAAVGAAYYLAARRRVDAMLHEAEELADEIGAAGN